One Sphingomonas sp. LHG3406-1 genomic window carries:
- the bioB gene encoding biotin synthase BioB → MRTDWTRAEVAALFDLPFTDLLFRAAETHRAHHAAGEVQLCTLLSIKTGGCPEDCGYCSQSAFAGSGLKAEKLMDVDAVFASAAEAKAAGSQRFCMGAAWRSPKDRDMAAVCRMVEGVKAMGLETCMTLGMLSGEQARQLKAAGLDYYNHNIDTSPEHYAEIISTRTFQERLDTLEEVRSAGIAVCCGGIVGMGESREDRVGFLHALATLPRHPESVPVNALVPVKGTVLGDMYAGERLIDDIEFVRTVAVARLTMPRSMVRLSAGRESMSEATQALCFLAGANSIFTGDKLLTTANAGDSRDAALFAKLGLRPMQAEEPMRVLEAAE, encoded by the coding sequence ATGCGTACCGACTGGACTCGCGCGGAAGTTGCCGCGCTTTTCGACCTGCCGTTCACCGACCTTCTCTTTCGCGCCGCCGAGACCCATCGCGCGCACCATGCCGCAGGCGAGGTGCAGCTTTGCACCCTGCTCTCCATCAAGACCGGCGGTTGCCCGGAGGATTGCGGCTATTGCTCGCAGTCGGCGTTCGCGGGCTCCGGCCTCAAGGCCGAGAAGCTGATGGACGTCGACGCCGTCTTCGCCTCGGCTGCCGAGGCCAAGGCCGCCGGCTCACAGCGCTTCTGCATGGGCGCGGCGTGGCGCAGCCCCAAGGATCGCGACATGGCCGCCGTCTGCCGGATGGTCGAGGGCGTCAAGGCGATGGGGCTGGAGACCTGCATGACGCTGGGCATGCTGTCGGGAGAGCAGGCGCGGCAGCTCAAGGCCGCCGGCCTCGACTATTACAACCACAACATCGACACCTCGCCCGAACATTATGCCGAGATCATCTCGACCCGGACCTTCCAGGAGCGGCTCGACACGCTGGAGGAGGTCCGCTCGGCCGGGATCGCGGTTTGCTGCGGCGGGATCGTCGGCATGGGTGAGAGCCGCGAGGATCGCGTCGGCTTCCTCCACGCCCTCGCCACCCTGCCGCGCCATCCCGAAAGCGTGCCGGTCAACGCGCTCGTCCCGGTCAAGGGCACGGTGCTCGGCGACATGTACGCGGGCGAGCGGCTGATCGACGACATCGAGTTCGTCCGCACCGTCGCCGTCGCGCGCCTCACCATGCCGCGCTCGATGGTCCGCCTGTCGGCCGGGCGCGAAAGCATGTCCGAAGCGACGCAGGCGCTGTGCTTTCTCGCCGGCGCCAACAGCATCTTCACCGGCGACAAGTTGCTGACCACCGCCAACGCCGGCGACAGCAGGGATGCGGCGCTGTTCGCCAAGCTCGGCCTCAGGCCGATGCAGGCCGAGGAGCCGATGCGGGTGCTCGAAGCCGCGGAATAG
- a CDS encoding acetyl/propionyl/methylcrotonyl-CoA carboxylase subunit alpha — protein sequence MIQSLLIANRGEIACRVIRTARALGIRTVAVHSDADAGALHVRLADEAVHIGASPARESYLVGEKIIAAARATGAEAIHPGYGFLSENADFAQAVLDAGLIWVGPKPDSIRAMGLKDAAKKLMADAGVPVTPGYLGDDQSAARLKAEADAIGYPVLIKAVAGGGGKGMRKVDSAGSFADALDSCKREAASSFGNDVVLLEKWIESPRHIEVQVFGDAHGNVVHLFERDCSLQRRHQKVIEEAPAPGMDEATRDAVCGAALRAARAVNYEGAGTIEFIADGSQGLRADRIWFMEMNTRLQVEHPVTEEITGQDLVEWQLRVAAGEPLPRRQDELAITGHAIEARLYAEDPATGFLPSTGLLEHFDLGEDGRIETGVEEGDEISPFYDPMIAKLVASGDDRDEAIGSLATMLDSVEVWPVRTNAGFLVNCLLDDDFEAARLDTGFIGRKLDALVPATEADDALWRTAAVIALAEGESGDALAGFRLNAPAQPAVTLSHGGERRRLILRDEDEFAEASGFRDEQRVVVFAEGQAFSFERGVRGRTGAAASDGGLLAPMPGKVTSVDVAAGEMVTKGQRLLTLEAMKMEHAMLAPFDGVVAELNVEAGQQVQVEALLARVEAAE from the coding sequence ATGATCCAGAGCCTGCTCATCGCCAACCGGGGCGAGATCGCCTGCCGCGTCATCCGGACCGCCCGCGCGCTCGGCATCCGCACGGTCGCCGTCCATTCCGACGCCGATGCCGGCGCGCTCCACGTGCGCCTGGCCGACGAAGCGGTCCACATCGGTGCCAGCCCGGCGCGCGAAAGCTATCTGGTCGGCGAGAAGATCATCGCGGCGGCCAGGGCGACGGGCGCCGAGGCCATCCATCCGGGCTACGGCTTCCTTTCAGAGAACGCCGATTTCGCGCAGGCCGTTCTCGACGCCGGGCTGATCTGGGTCGGCCCCAAGCCCGACAGCATCCGTGCCATGGGCCTCAAGGACGCCGCCAAGAAATTGATGGCCGACGCCGGCGTACCGGTCACCCCCGGCTATCTCGGCGACGACCAGAGCGCGGCGCGGCTCAAGGCCGAGGCGGACGCGATCGGCTATCCGGTGCTGATCAAGGCGGTCGCCGGCGGCGGCGGCAAGGGCATGCGCAAGGTCGATTCCGCCGGATCGTTCGCCGACGCGCTCGACAGCTGCAAGCGCGAGGCCGCGTCCAGCTTCGGCAACGATGTCGTCCTGCTCGAAAAGTGGATCGAAAGCCCACGCCACATCGAGGTGCAGGTGTTCGGCGACGCCCACGGCAATGTCGTCCACCTGTTCGAGCGCGACTGCTCGCTCCAGCGGCGGCACCAGAAGGTCATCGAGGAAGCGCCAGCCCCGGGCATGGACGAGGCGACGCGCGACGCCGTCTGCGGTGCCGCCCTCCGTGCGGCGAGGGCCGTGAACTACGAGGGCGCGGGGACGATCGAGTTCATCGCCGACGGCAGCCAGGGCCTGCGGGCCGACCGCATCTGGTTCATGGAGATGAACACCCGCCTCCAGGTCGAGCATCCGGTGACGGAGGAGATCACCGGCCAGGACCTGGTGGAGTGGCAGCTCCGCGTCGCCGCCGGCGAACCGCTGCCCAGGCGTCAGGACGAGCTCGCCATCACCGGCCATGCGATCGAGGCGCGGCTTTATGCCGAGGACCCCGCCACCGGCTTTTTGCCGAGCACGGGCCTGCTCGAGCATTTCGATCTTGGCGAGGATGGCCGGATCGAGACGGGGGTCGAGGAAGGCGACGAGATCTCGCCTTTCTACGATCCGATGATCGCCAAGCTGGTCGCGTCTGGTGACGACCGGGACGAGGCGATCGGCAGTCTCGCCACCATGCTCGACTCGGTCGAGGTCTGGCCGGTCCGGACCAATGCCGGTTTCCTCGTCAACTGCCTGCTCGACGACGACTTTGAGGCGGCACGGCTCGACACCGGCTTCATCGGCCGCAAGCTCGACGCGCTGGTGCCCGCGACCGAAGCGGATGACGCCCTGTGGCGGACAGCTGCGGTGATTGCGCTGGCGGAAGGGGAAAGCGGGGATGCTCTGGCCGGCTTCCGCCTCAATGCTCCCGCCCAGCCGGCGGTGACGCTCAGCCACGGCGGTGAGCGGCGCCGCCTGATCCTCAGGGACGAGGATGAGTTCGCCGAGGCTTCTGGCTTTCGTGACGAGCAGCGCGTGGTCGTCTTCGCCGAAGGCCAGGCCTTCAGCTTCGAACGGGGCGTGCGCGGCCGCACCGGCGCTGCCGCCAGTGACGGCGGCCTCCTCGCACCCATGCCGGGCAAGGTTACCAGCGTCGACGTCGCGGCCGGCGAGATGGTCACCAAGGGGCAGCGGTTGCTGACGCTCGAGGCGATGAAGATGGAGCATGCCATGCTTGCGCCCTTCGACGGCGTGGTCGCCGAACTGAACGTGGAAGCCGGGCAGCAGGTGCAGGTGGAAGCCCTGCTCGCGCGGGTCGAGGCAGCCGAATAA
- a CDS encoding SDR family oxidoreductase: protein MNINGIAAVVTGGASGLGEATARALAAKGAKVAIFDRNQEQGEKVAAEIGGIFCEVDVTNDDTVAAGFEKARAAHGQERVLVNCAGVANAVKTVGRDRETKAVKKYPLHQFELVIGINLIGSFRCIAHSAAGMVDAEPLEDGEKGVIINTASVAAEDGQIGQAAYSASKGGVLAMTLPIARDLMNEGVRVNTILPGVFKTPMVAMMPPQVQDALGAQVPFPKRLGRPEEYAQLAVFMVESGYMNAEHVRLDGGIRMAPK, encoded by the coding sequence ATGAACATCAACGGCATTGCGGCAGTGGTCACCGGCGGCGCGTCCGGCCTTGGCGAAGCGACCGCGCGGGCGCTTGCGGCCAAGGGTGCGAAGGTCGCCATCTTCGACCGGAACCAGGAGCAGGGCGAGAAGGTCGCAGCCGAGATTGGCGGCATCTTCTGCGAAGTGGACGTCACCAATGACGACACCGTCGCCGCCGGCTTCGAAAAGGCGCGCGCCGCCCACGGGCAGGAGCGGGTGCTGGTCAACTGCGCGGGCGTCGCCAATGCCGTGAAGACCGTCGGCCGCGACCGCGAGACCAAGGCGGTGAAGAAGTATCCGCTTCACCAGTTCGAACTGGTGATCGGCATCAATCTCATCGGCTCCTTCCGCTGCATCGCGCATTCGGCCGCGGGGATGGTCGACGCCGAGCCGCTCGAGGACGGCGAGAAGGGCGTGATCATCAACACCGCCTCGGTCGCTGCGGAGGACGGCCAGATCGGCCAGGCCGCTTATTCGGCGTCCAAGGGCGGCGTGCTGGCGATGACCCTGCCGATTGCTCGCGACCTCATGAACGAAGGCGTGCGGGTCAACACCATTCTTCCCGGCGTGTTCAAGACGCCGATGGTCGCGATGATGCCGCCGCAGGTCCAGGATGCGCTCGGCGCGCAGGTGCCTTTCCCGAAGCGCCTCGGTCGTCCCGAGGAATATGCCCAGCTCGCCGTTTTCATGGTCGAGAGCGGCTACATGAATGCCGAACATGTTCGCCTCGACGGCGGCATCCGCATGGCCCCGAAGTAA
- the cysQ gene encoding 3'(2'),5'-bisphosphate nucleotidase CysQ gives MNLEALLPPLAAACREAGEAILAVRRAGFDVEHKDDSSPVTVADRAAERILLAALGRHAPGIPVVAEEEVAAGRVPAVGDAFFLVDPLDGTKEFVRGGDDYTVNVGLIVAGEPRLGLVLAPEQCRLWAGVVGRSAFVEGGDGERQPLQVSRPSTPLRVIASKSHMNQATTDYVASAAPDAKLVSVGSSLKFCLVAEGRADLYPRLSPTSEWDTAAGHAVLLAAGGRVDGPDGRALGYGKAAFLNRGFVATAGWAAPLLQPYLDQLDLTIDR, from the coding sequence GTGAATCTGGAAGCGCTTCTTCCGCCACTCGCGGCGGCGTGCCGCGAGGCGGGAGAAGCGATCCTTGCGGTGCGGCGCGCCGGCTTCGACGTCGAGCATAAGGATGATTCGTCGCCGGTGACCGTCGCCGATCGCGCGGCGGAGAGGATCCTGCTTGCGGCGCTTGGCCGGCACGCCCCGGGCATTCCCGTGGTCGCGGAGGAAGAAGTGGCCGCGGGCCGCGTGCCCGCCGTTGGCGACGCCTTCTTCCTCGTCGATCCGCTGGACGGCACCAAGGAGTTCGTCCGTGGCGGGGACGACTATACCGTCAACGTCGGGCTGATCGTCGCGGGAGAGCCGCGGCTCGGACTGGTGCTTGCGCCCGAGCAGTGCAGGCTCTGGGCGGGCGTGGTCGGTCGTTCCGCCTTCGTCGAGGGAGGAGACGGTGAGCGCCAGCCGCTCCAGGTGAGCCGGCCTTCGACGCCGCTAAGGGTGATCGCCTCCAAGTCGCACATGAACCAGGCGACCACGGATTATGTCGCCTCGGCCGCGCCCGATGCCAAGCTGGTGTCGGTCGGCTCCAGCCTGAAATTCTGCCTGGTGGCGGAGGGCAGGGCGGATCTCTACCCGCGACTGTCGCCGACGTCGGAGTGGGATACGGCCGCCGGCCATGCCGTGCTGCTTGCGGCGGGTGGACGGGTCGATGGCCCGGACGGGCGAGCACTCGGCTATGGCAAGGCCGCGTTCCTCAACCGCGGCTTCGTTGCAACCGCCGGTTGGGCGGCGCCGCTGCTGCAGCCGTACCTGGATCAACTGGACCTGACGATCGATCGCTGA
- a CDS encoding MarR family transcriptional regulator yields MVVGDSEDARRRAVGTASLSEVSLLSDLTPAEASEALDERATLSAIWIELDEAPGAAVRRLLDKAGREAARKSCGVVLSLRLEHLDETLQHVGDSDVELLVNASEMERLAALSLAVQPSREMRAHDVASDASAARLRQLSEEVSRIATALSRLSSTSDGPPLSPATMAPPRADLPTVSAEALRAMIRARRLRSSYLPADLFADPAWDMLLDLLQAEIVQHRVPVSSLCIAAAVPATTALRWIKAMTDRGLLLRRDDPHDGRRVFIEMAQPTSAALRRYFQEAGMVAV; encoded by the coding sequence ATGGTGGTCGGCGACTCCGAGGATGCACGCCGGCGCGCAGTTGGAACGGCGTCACTTAGCGAGGTTTCGCTCCTCTCCGACCTTACGCCTGCAGAGGCGAGCGAGGCGCTGGACGAAAGAGCGACGCTTTCGGCGATCTGGATCGAGCTCGACGAGGCACCCGGCGCAGCGGTCCGTCGCCTGCTTGACAAGGCGGGTCGCGAGGCAGCCCGCAAGAGCTGCGGCGTGGTCCTGTCTCTCCGCCTGGAGCACCTAGACGAAACCCTCCAGCATGTCGGCGACAGCGATGTTGAACTGCTGGTCAACGCCAGTGAGATGGAGCGGCTGGCGGCGCTTTCGCTGGCGGTGCAGCCGTCCCGGGAGATGCGCGCGCACGATGTCGCATCGGATGCCAGCGCGGCTCGCCTGCGGCAACTCAGCGAAGAGGTCAGCCGCATCGCGACGGCTCTTTCGCGGCTCAGCAGCACTTCCGATGGCCCGCCGCTTTCCCCCGCGACGATGGCGCCGCCCCGCGCCGACCTGCCGACCGTCTCCGCCGAGGCGTTGCGCGCGATGATCAGGGCGCGGCGGCTGCGGAGCAGCTATCTCCCCGCGGACCTCTTCGCCGATCCGGCGTGGGACATGCTCCTCGACCTCCTCCAGGCGGAAATCGTGCAGCACCGGGTGCCGGTATCGAGCCTGTGCATCGCCGCGGCCGTACCTGCGACCACGGCGCTGCGCTGGATCAAGGCCATGACCGACCGCGGATTGCTTCTGCGGCGGGATGACCCCCATGACGGTCGCCGCGTGTTCATCGAGATGGCGCAACCGACCAGCGCCGCACTCCGCCGCTACTTTCAGGAGGCCGGCATGGTCGCGGTCTGA
- a CDS encoding helix-turn-helix transcriptional regulator: MITRIREVRKAKRMTLDDVARACKPPTTPQTVGRLETGMRTVSIGWLNRIADALGVSPTDLVDHPESEKLEVLALLGSDGASAPRKAQVALPPRPAPAQVAILVTSSIGDYRNGDELWCDRIQAEEFGRAINRDILVPRPTGRFQFGRLLAREDGKLHLLPLGSGARQVVINDPPYVALPVKLVRSFG, encoded by the coding sequence ATGATCACACGCATCAGGGAGGTTCGCAAAGCGAAGCGGATGACGCTCGACGACGTTGCCCGGGCCTGCAAGCCGCCGACCACGCCACAAACGGTCGGCCGGCTGGAGACGGGAATGAGAACGGTCAGCATCGGTTGGCTGAATCGCATCGCAGACGCGCTTGGCGTGTCCCCCACCGATCTTGTTGACCACCCGGAGAGCGAAAAGCTGGAGGTGCTGGCCCTGCTTGGCAGCGACGGCGCCTCGGCCCCGCGCAAGGCGCAGGTCGCCCTTCCCCCTCGCCCCGCCCCTGCTCAGGTGGCCATATTGGTTACATCCAGCATCGGCGACTATCGCAACGGCGACGAACTCTGGTGCGATCGCATCCAGGCCGAGGAATTCGGACGCGCAATCAACCGGGACATCCTGGTTCCGCGGCCGACCGGTCGATTTCAGTTCGGCCGCCTGCTTGCACGGGAAGACGGCAAGCTGCACCTCCTGCCCCTGGGCAGTGGAGCACGACAGGTGGTCATCAACGACCCGCCCTATGTCGCACTTCCGGTGAAGCTCGTGCGCTCGTTCGGCTGA
- a CDS encoding DUF6456 domain-containing protein: MLVEKSLADAGEGTKKVRRSVTVNQVESPLGWLHKHGHLSLRQFDAGEQLRSDWERANLSPSVTMRWDISTHQRRIGSKEGALAPSERQAAARERFDGALAAAGPGMSDILWRIVCAGEGMREAETALGWPARAGKLVLGMSLDRVADYYRLK, translated from the coding sequence ATGCTGGTAGAGAAGAGCCTTGCCGATGCAGGCGAGGGAACCAAGAAGGTGCGTCGTTCCGTAACGGTGAACCAGGTCGAGTCCCCGCTTGGCTGGCTTCACAAGCACGGGCACCTGAGCCTTCGTCAGTTCGATGCCGGCGAGCAGCTGCGGTCCGATTGGGAGCGGGCGAACCTTTCGCCAAGCGTCACCATGCGCTGGGACATATCCACGCATCAGCGCCGGATCGGGAGCAAGGAGGGCGCGCTTGCGCCGTCGGAGAGGCAAGCGGCAGCACGGGAGCGCTTCGACGGTGCCCTTGCCGCGGCCGGTCCGGGGATGTCCGATATCCTATGGCGAATTGTCTGTGCGGGAGAGGGGATGCGCGAAGCCGAGACTGCCCTCGGCTGGCCTGCGCGCGCAGGCAAGCTGGTGCTCGGCATGTCGCTGGATCGTGTTGCCGACTATTACCGATTGAAGTGA
- the rplI gene encoding 50S ribosomal protein L9, protein MEVILLERVEKLGAIGDVVTVKNGFARNYLLPNKKALRANEANRKLFEANRAKIESDNAERRSAAEGSAKGIDGKTVQLIRQASNTGQLYGSVSARDIVDALEADGAKVAKSQVVLDRPIKAIGMHEVRVALHPEVSVTVKVNVARSPEEADLQAQGVDVMAQMFERDNAGFTEEYDPNAEPGATAEVTAEEDQADNA, encoded by the coding sequence ATGGAAGTCATCCTGCTTGAGCGCGTCGAGAAGCTCGGCGCCATCGGCGATGTCGTCACCGTCAAGAACGGTTTCGCCCGCAACTACCTGCTTCCGAACAAGAAGGCGCTTCGTGCCAACGAGGCCAACCGCAAGCTGTTCGAAGCCAACCGCGCCAAGATCGAGTCCGACAATGCCGAGCGTCGTTCGGCTGCCGAGGGCTCGGCCAAGGGCATCGACGGCAAGACGGTTCAGCTGATCCGCCAGGCCTCCAACACCGGCCAGCTCTACGGTTCGGTCAGCGCCCGCGACATCGTCGATGCCCTTGAGGCCGACGGTGCCAAGGTCGCGAAGAGCCAGGTCGTGCTCGATCGTCCCATCAAGGCGATCGGCATGCACGAAGTGCGCGTGGCGCTTCATCCCGAAGTGTCCGTCACCGTGAAGGTCAACGTCGCCCGCTCGCCCGAGGAGGCCGATCTTCAGGCCCAGGGCGTGGACGTCATGGCCCAGATGTTCGAGCGCGACAACGCCGGCTTCACCGAGGAATACGATCCGAACGCCGAGCCGGGCGCCACCGCCGAGGTGACCGCTGAAGAGGATCAGGCCGACAACGCCTGA
- the rpsR gene encoding 30S ribosomal protein S18 — protein sequence MARAFFRRRKSCPFSGKDAPRIDYKDVRLLQGFVSERGKIVPSRITAVSTKKQRELAKAIKRARHIGLLPYVVK from the coding sequence ATGGCCCGTGCATTCTTCCGCCGCCGCAAGTCCTGCCCCTTCTCGGGCAAGGACGCGCCCCGCATCGATTACAAGGATGTCCGTCTGCTTCAGGGCTTCGTGTCCGAACGCGGCAAGATCGTCCCGAGCCGCATCACCGCGGTGAGCACCAAGAAGCAGCGCGAGCTGGCCAAGGCGATCAAGCGCGCCCGGCACATCGGCCTGCTGCCCTACGTGGTCAAGTAA
- the rpsF gene encoding 30S ribosomal protein S6, which produces MPLYEHVFLARQDLAQAQVDALAETATNIITEHGGSVVKAETWGLRGLAYRIAKNRKAHYVMLDIDAPAAAVAELERQTGINEDVIRYMTVRVDAHEKGPSAMMRRQERDRGPRGDRGDRPERGPREEMGA; this is translated from the coding sequence ATGCCGCTCTACGAGCATGTCTTTCTCGCAAGGCAGGACCTGGCGCAAGCCCAGGTGGACGCCCTTGCTGAGACGGCAACCAACATCATCACCGAGCACGGCGGAAGCGTTGTCAAGGCCGAGACGTGGGGCCTGCGCGGCCTTGCCTATCGCATCGCGAAGAATCGCAAGGCTCATTATGTGATGCTCGACATCGACGCGCCGGCCGCTGCCGTCGCGGAGCTCGAGCGTCAGACCGGCATCAACGAAGATGTCATCCGCTACATGACGGTGCGCGTCGACGCGCATGAGAAGGGTCCTTCGGCCATGATGCGCCGTCAGGAGCGCGATCGCGGCCCCCGCGGCGATCGTGGTGACCGGCCCGAGCGCGGTCCCCGCGAAGAGATGGGAGCGTAA
- a CDS encoding phage portal protein encodes MGWFGRKSADLPPPFLPFAFEEDRNPFPTGPQAQLNEVFVKNPVGQRAVRLVAGAVGSLKVYSIEGDEKAAGLLGRCSLLEQAAASLLLHGNAYLQIIEALDTPAEIFPLRADRVSVEVDDRGWPRAYLYRAGRKTSRISRRDHLERVKLIHVKALNPSQEQQGLGCLGAASAAAAIHNRASHWNKALLDNSARPSGALTYEPKDGAAMSQSQFERLRQEVERQFCGSLNAGRPMLLEGGLRWQALGLTPTDMDFVAIKEAAARDIALAFGVPPVLLGLPGDTAYANLREAGRALYRQTVLPLAERILSEVSEALSEWLGHVRLAVDTDAISDLAEDRERLWQMVSSADFITDDEKRELLGFKPIAGDVH; translated from the coding sequence ATGGGTTGGTTCGGACGCAAGTCGGCGGACCTTCCGCCGCCATTCCTGCCGTTTGCCTTCGAGGAGGACCGGAACCCGTTTCCAACCGGACCACAGGCGCAGTTGAACGAGGTTTTCGTCAAGAACCCCGTTGGACAGCGCGCCGTGCGCTTGGTGGCCGGTGCGGTCGGATCGCTCAAGGTTTATTCGATCGAGGGTGACGAGAAGGCGGCCGGACTGCTCGGGCGGTGCAGCCTTCTCGAACAGGCCGCGGCGTCGCTGCTCCTGCATGGCAATGCCTATCTGCAGATCATTGAAGCGCTCGACACGCCGGCGGAAATCTTTCCGCTTCGGGCGGACCGGGTCAGCGTCGAAGTCGACGACCGTGGATGGCCGCGGGCTTATCTCTACCGGGCAGGGCGCAAGACCAGCCGCATCAGCCGGAGGGACCATCTCGAGCGCGTCAAGCTCATCCACGTGAAGGCCCTCAACCCGAGCCAGGAGCAGCAGGGGCTGGGTTGCCTGGGCGCTGCCAGTGCAGCGGCTGCGATCCACAATCGCGCCAGTCACTGGAACAAGGCGCTGCTCGACAACTCGGCTCGGCCATCCGGTGCCCTCACCTACGAGCCGAAGGACGGAGCCGCGATGAGCCAGTCACAGTTCGAACGGCTGCGGCAGGAGGTCGAACGGCAGTTCTGCGGAAGCCTCAACGCGGGGCGGCCGATGTTGCTCGAGGGGGGACTGCGCTGGCAGGCGCTTGGCCTCACCCCAACCGACATGGATTTCGTCGCCATCAAGGAGGCTGCGGCTCGGGACATCGCGCTGGCGTTTGGCGTGCCCCCGGTCTTGCTGGGATTACCGGGCGACACCGCCTACGCCAATCTGCGCGAGGCGGGCCGCGCCTTGTACCGGCAGACGGTGCTGCCCCTGGCGGAAAGAATCCTGAGCGAAGTGTCGGAGGCTTTGTCGGAGTGGCTTGGTCACGTGCGCCTGGCCGTCGACACCGACGCCATCAGCGATCTCGCTGAGGACAGGGAGAGGCTGTGGCAGATGGTCTCCTCGGCCGACTTCATCACCGATGACGAGAAGCGGGAGCTTCTCGGGTTCAAGCCGATTGCGGGGGACGTTCATTGA
- a CDS encoding DUF6127 family protein → MSSDELLAKLIVSAEGRPFDLAGLRALVEEASHAGAIRALAVLGLEDGHARRDVDELRELLGTWRDVKRSAWQAVARWIVRVLLALVMLGLAYRLRLTDLLKN, encoded by the coding sequence ATTTCGTCGGATGAACTGCTGGCCAAGCTGATCGTCAGCGCGGAGGGCCGGCCGTTCGACCTCGCCGGACTGCGAGCACTCGTTGAGGAAGCCAGTCATGCCGGCGCCATTCGAGCGCTCGCGGTGCTTGGCCTCGAAGACGGCCACGCGCGCCGCGATGTCGATGAGTTACGCGAACTTCTGGGGACGTGGCGAGACGTGAAGAGATCGGCTTGGCAAGCAGTTGCGCGCTGGATCGTCAGGGTTCTCCTGGCGCTCGTGATGCTGGGGCTCGCGTACCGATTGAGGCTCACCGACTTGCTGAAGAACTGA
- a CDS encoding HK97 family phage prohead protease: MRNERARMGLRFAGYASVFDKLDRGGDIVRRGAFRRTIEAQARVPLLWQHQSGRVIGIVEHLAEDERGLQVIGRLNDDRLGRALGEELSRGRLSGLSFGYRVTASARGPEARELNQVELLEISLVRQPMQPLARVHKLDQQ, from the coding sequence ATGCGCAACGAGCGCGCCCGCATGGGCCTGCGCTTCGCTGGCTACGCTTCGGTTTTCGACAAGCTGGACAGGGGCGGCGATATCGTCCGTCGTGGCGCTTTCCGGCGGACGATCGAGGCGCAGGCGAGGGTGCCGTTGCTGTGGCAGCATCAGTCCGGTCGTGTGATCGGCATCGTCGAACATCTGGCTGAGGATGAGCGCGGGCTGCAGGTCATCGGGCGGCTGAACGACGACCGGCTGGGGCGGGCTCTCGGCGAAGAACTTTCGCGCGGTCGGCTTTCGGGCCTCAGCTTCGGCTACCGCGTAACCGCCTCGGCGCGCGGTCCTGAAGCGCGTGAACTCAATCAAGTCGAACTGCTGGAGATAAGCCTGGTCCGGCAGCCGATGCAGCCGCTCGCACGCGTGCACAAGCTCGATCAGCAATAG